The Pseudomonas aeruginosa genome includes the window CGCTGAAGCTGGAGAGACGCGACAGCGGTTGTTCGAGACGCGGCGTAATGAAGGTGCCGGAGCCCTGGTTGCGGCGGATCAGCCCCTGCTCGAAGAGTACTTCGAGGGCCTTGCGCGCGGTGACGCGGGAAATGTTCAGGGTTTCGCTGAGGTTGCGTTCGGAGGGCAGCGCTTCCTCCGCTTTCCACTGGCCGGCATGGATCGCGCTCTCGAGATTGCGCGCCAGCTGCAGATAGAGGGGGGTGGGTTGCGCCTCGTCGGGACGCAGGGCCAGGAGCAGGTCGTGGGCTGTCTTCATGAGAGGTTCCGATGCGGATTGTGTTGTTGTCGCCCGGTAATGCTGGGAAAACTAATACCACTTGAATACCACGTCAATGCCAGTTGTGCGTCGCGCACGCGTCAGCCAGCCGTCCCGTCGATTGACTCGGCCTGAGTAAGGGATGCAAGGGTTTGACGGATAAAAGAAAACGCCGCCGGAAAATCTCGCGGCGGCGTTCCTGGCGTGGCTGACGGCTGACGAGTGGTATCAGCCTGGTTCTGTCAGGGGCGGATCTCGATCAGCGTGCCGTCTTTCACCACGCTCCAGACTTCGCGCATGTCGGTGTTGTTCATGGCGATACAGCCATTGGTCCAGTCCAGGGTGGAGAAGTACCACTCCGGGTATTCGTCATCCAGCGGGGTGCCGTGGATCATGATCATGCCACCGGCCGGCAGGCCCTTTTCCCGGGCCTTGGCCACGTCGCGGGCGTTGGGGTAGGAAATGTGCATGGAGAGGTTGTAGTTGTTGCTGGTCTTGCGCCAGTCGATCCAGTAGAAGCCTTCCGGGGTGCGGTTGTCGCCTTCGGCCAGCTTCGGGCCGGTCGGGCGCTTGCCCAGCGAGACACGGTAGCTTTTCAGGACGTTGCCTTTGTTGAGGAGCAGCAGTTTTCGCTCGGACTTGAGCACCAGGACCTTGTCCACCTTGCCTTCCAGGCTCGGCGCGGCATTGGCCTGGGTCAGACTGGCGAAGGTCAAGCACAGCAAAGCAAGCAACCAGCGCATGGAAGTGAAATCCCCGATGTTCCCTTGAGCCGCAACGGCGGCGGTGTTCGAGTGTTTGGCGTTCAGTCTTTCTTATAGGAAGCCAGCATAGGTGCAATGGCTTCGTTGCGCACCGGGAAGCAGCCTTCGCGGCGGTCGCTGAAGTAGCATTCTAAGGTACGGCCGATGGTCGGAAAAGCCAGCTCCGACCAGGGAATCTCCGCTTCGTCGAAAAGCCGCACCTCCAGGCTTTCATCGCCGGCGGAGAAATCCAGGTCGAGCAGCTCGGCGCGGAAGAACAGGTAGACCTGGCTGATGTGCGGCAGGTCGAAAAGGGTATAGAGCTGCAGGTCGCCGATCCGCGCGTTGGCTTCTTCCTCTGTCTCGCGGGCCGCCGCCTGGGCGAGGGTCTCGCCGTTCTCCATGAAGCCGGCCGGCAGCGTCCAGTAGCCCAGGCGCGGCGCAATGGCGCGACGGCAGAGCAGGACCTGGCCGTCCCACACCGGCAGGCTGCCGGCGACGATACGCGGGTTCTGGTAGTGCACGGTGTGGCAGGCGTCGCAGACGTAGCGCAGGCGGTTGTCGCCGTCCGGGATGCGCTGGACCACCGTGGCGCCGCACAGGCTGCAGAATTTCATGCCAGGTTCTTCTTCGGGGAAAGGCCTATCTTGCTCGGCTGGCCGGGAGGCGACAAGGCCCCGTGCGGGAGGGGTGGGCTGGCCGGGGCTTTCGTGCCATGATCTCGGGGAAACGACAAGACCTCGGAAACCCCGGCAGTATGAACTGCATGCTCGACCAGCTGCGCCAACGCATCGAGGCGCACCGCCCCCGCCAACTGGATACCGACCAGCGCTTCCCCCAAGCGGCCGTGCTGGTGCCCATCACCCGCAGCGACGATCCGGAGCTGGTGCTGACCCTGCGCGCCGCCGGTTTGTCCACCCATGGCGGCGAGGTCGCCTTCCCCGGCGGGCGGCGCGACCCGGAAGATGCCGACCTGGTGCGCACCGCCCTGCGCGAGGCGGAGGAGGAGATCGCCTTGCCGCCGGGCCTGGTGGAAGTGGTCGGGCCGCTGAGCACCCTGGTCTCGCGGCATGGCATCGAGGTCACTCCCTATGTCGCCTTCATTCCCGACTTCGTCGAGTACCAGCCCAACG containing:
- a CDS encoding L,D-transpeptidase family protein → MRWLLALLCLTFASLTQANAAPSLEGKVDKVLVLKSERKLLLLNKGNVLKSYRVSLGKRPTGPKLAEGDNRTPEGFYWIDWRKTSNNYNLSMHISYPNARDVAKAREKGLPAGGMIMIHGTPLDDEYPEWYFSTLDWTNGCIAMNNTDMREVWSVVKDGTLIEIRP
- a CDS encoding NUDIX hydrolase yields the protein MKFCSLCGATVVQRIPDGDNRLRYVCDACHTVHYQNPRIVAGSLPVWDGQVLLCRRAIAPRLGYWTLPAGFMENGETLAQAAARETEEEANARIGDLQLYTLFDLPHISQVYLFFRAELLDLDFSAGDESLEVRLFDEAEIPWSELAFPTIGRTLECYFSDRREGCFPVRNEAIAPMLASYKKD
- a CDS encoding CoA pyrophosphatase, with the protein product MNCMLDQLRQRIEAHRPRQLDTDQRFPQAAVLVPITRSDDPELVLTLRAAGLSTHGGEVAFPGGRRDPEDADLVRTALREAEEEIALPPGLVEVVGPLSTLVSRHGIEVTPYVAFIPDFVEYQPNDGEIAAVFNVPLSFFRDDPREVTHRIDYFGRSWYVPSYRFGEFKIWGLTAIMVVELVNLLYDDPIDLHTPPASFIKLS